The window GTTGTGGACTCTAGTAAGTGCGATAACTGTAACACCATTGATAAACATGAAAATGATGGTGACAAAAAATGTTTCCAAATGCAAACTTCTTtccaaaatacaaaatagattttaaaatatGCCTCCTGTGCCTCTTCCTCCCTCAGGTCCTTTATATGGATCTCTTCTGAAGGCttggcagtgttttctgtcCTCCGCTGACCGTCTGGCCTCCTTACACGCCTCCATCTGTCGCTCCCTGGTATCGGAAGACGGAGACCGGGTCAGGACCTGGCAGAAGGACACCTTCCATAAGAAATTATTTGGAGGTTTCAAGGAGTCACAGGACATCGAGACAGGGTTTGCACGTGCTCAAAAGCCATGGGCCAAACGACTTAAAAAGGTTAGAGTTTTCAGATGGAAAGGCTACATTTACCGATACAAAGCATACTGTTAGACTTAGTTCAGTGCAGACTGTTTGCATCAAATATTGCACTCATAATGCGTTCTGTCATTTTATACTCTGCTGCTTTCATGTCTTAAAGTATGCATTTTTATTATGCTCTTTTCTCCATCTATACGCAAGGTAAAGTTTCTCTATTGtgatccttttttatttttatttttcataaccACTCCGCTGGAATATTGTTCAAGAAACAGACAAGTTGGAAATGTATTAATTGCCTGAATTAAGCTGTTCCTAACTTTTCTTATTAACTTCTTAATTAACATCAACTTAACTGAGCACAACCTTTTATGTGCACAATGAAAATTACGGCTATCAATCTTGAGGCCTTTAGATTGTAGTTACGAGCTTGGTCTTTGTAACTCAGTACTAACACGTCAGAACTGGTCCTATGAGTAAAAATGCAAGGTTTCTCTTAATCTGTATCATCCTTTATTTATCAGTTTTTTGTACTAAATTATTGGCTTTTTGCCCTCAGATGTCATCCAAAATGGGGTAACTCCCGTCGGACACATATTTGAGTGGTCCTTGTTAGAGTGGTCTCATTATTAGTGATTCACATTAACATTCTCCCACACAGCCACCAAGTACTACTAGTTTTGTAGACATGACATTTATTGTTTGCTTTTGGGAGCATTTCTCTGCCACATTCCCAGCAAACATTTTCTCATCTTGTGTAAAGCTTTAGAGACCTGAACAGAGACCTCTAAGCCACTCAGTTCTCCAGAATTTCTCATTAGCATTTAAAATGATGAGTCACTGGAGTCAAGAGAGTTACTCCAACCACTGGACTGAGAACAACTGTGGATATCCACCTGAGACATAACTACATATTCCAATTATTTACAAGCCCTTCGGATAATCAGTATGTCATATATGCTAAAAATGGGAACCTAATGTATTTCCAACTTTATTTAGATTATTTTGAAGCTCTTTTGAGTAGATTGATACTTTTCCTGTTACAGCATATTCGACTTTGAGTACAATTATTAGATTGTCAACATATTTTCTGCTTTGTTCACAGCTGGACAAAGCCAGAAGGGCATACCATAAAGTGAGCCGCAAGGAGCAGGTAGCCAGGGAGCGAGAGACACACGCTCAGGGAAACCCCGACGTGGCCATCGACAAACAGAAGAAGATCCAGGAGGAGAGAGAGGTGGCTGAACAGGAGGCTGAGAAGGTGAGTTTAGCATGTCACCgtttctctttctttcattggtttttcctggctgttAAAGTGATATTGATCTCAATCTGTTTCATCGGTTTATATGTTGATTAAGTTTTATTTGGGGTTAAAGATATTCTGTGAAGCTTACACAAACAGCGGGATACAATAGAAATCCTACTTCAAACACAATATTTTCATGAATATTGTATAAACTAAGTATATCATCACTTAAATAGTATATGAACAAAACAGCTTTGTGGTTCTTGGAAAATATACTTTGGGGGTGAATAACGCTCAATAGATACATCAAGTGAGCCATTAATTGCACAACTGGTGGTTCAATCAGTGGCTCACAGTAGGACATCCAAATTGTTCCTGATGGCCAGGCCAGTGCTCCATCACCATCAAGCATAAATGGCTGAGTAAGAGGCAAATTGTAAAGCTCTTTCACTTCTAAAAGTGAAGTCCATTTCTCATTTTTCCACTTTGATGGGACGTGATTAGATTATTTATTTGCCCCTGCTTTCAGTCTTTTAAACTTAATGTGTAACAATAACAAAGAtttatgagaaaaaaatattatatttctgaaaatgatttttctaTTAGTATCTAATTGCTTTGCTTAATCAAATATGATTTAAGTATGTTAGAATGCACCATTTTTATTAATTTGCTCAGTTGGTCTTTCTAAACGGGAATGGCCACATTATTGCCAGAAAAGGGCAATAGAAGAAGAGTATTGCTCATAAGTAAAACATGGAAAAATAGTTGATATCGATACTATTTTGTGAGAAGTTTGAGGTTTCGTTACTTTTCATGTAATAAACAAACAGGCATGAATCAACCGTGTTAAAGAGGTAAAAGCTTTAAGATGTGAAGCTTGTGAAGGATCAGCAAAGACAGTAAACATGGATAAATATTAGTGTAGCTTTTCTCAGCTGAAAAATAGATGCATTTTGACTACAAAAATAGTGAGTGGATGACATTTCAGATGGTTGCTATCTCCATCTTAACCACTAGAATTTTTACCCATGGTTCCTTTAAGCTTTAGCCTATAATCCAAAACTGGTAAAGATGATCTTAATTTTGGGTTTTAGATATTCTGAGCTTCTTTTGTAAAGAAGGACTTCGAATGAATTCGAATGAATTTATTTGAGATTTAAAGCAAGTGTCAGGAATAGTAATCTTCTCacttaaagaagaaaataaaacactttgtttgatttttaaaaCTCAGATTAATTCTCTATGCATGTCTGTTATTCTGGTTTGAAATGTTTACAGGTTCGTGTCCGCTATGAGAAGGTCCTGGAGGAGGTGAACCGCTATGCTCCTCGCTATATGGAGGAGATGGAGTCAATCTTCGACCAGTCACAGGATGAGGAGCGCAAGAGGATCGTATTCCTGAAACAGGCCTTCCTCTCCATCCACAAACACCTagatgttaccaacaatgagagGTGAACTGCAGCACACAGCATGTATGTGGTGACCAATAAAAACAGGTGTTGCTGTCTCTGCTGATTAGAAGATCAATTTATGGTTAAACGGGTAGAAACGATCTCTTTTATTTGGGATCTCCTGAGCCTGTGCCTGGCTGTGTAGTTTATTTAAGTGAGCTGAAATCAATAATCTCACTTAATTCAATCCTAATTAAAAGTCATTCGCTACATATTAGCACATGAGTGTTTCTCAGTGAGTCACAACTTCTCTAATAAGGGAAATAATAGATAAGGCGGTGGCTTAATTACTTCATAGAAGCTACAGCGGGGAAAAGGCTATATGAGAGGAATTATATGCACTATTAAACTGCTTAATTTTGGAGTAACACTTGACTCAAAATTTCCTGGATGGCTGTCCAAGTGGATTTTTTGTCTATTAGAAATATAAATGAACTTTTATTGCGCTAGGATCATCCAGTTGTCACATGTTCAATTCAAGCTTTATttataagggaaaaaaaacacgcaCAACATGAAATAACATAAAactcacaaagaaacaaaaattaaaCATCTATTTCTGCTCATTTTGTTCATCATATTATTGTCATTGTGatgtattatatatatatacatttcttGAGAAGGAGAGAACGGAAAGCAAATTGAGATCTGATTTTTATTCCTCACTTCTCCTTTAGTGTGATGGCTGTGTACAGTGAGCTCCACAACACACTGATGGCCATCGATGAGCAAGAGGACCTTCGCTGGTGGAAAAACACTCACGGGCCCGGCATGCCAACTGACTGGCCTCACTTCcaggtattgttttttttcatttctatatTAATGTTTAAATTTGGATTTGATTTTGAGCATTTAAACATGATTGTACTCCTGTGGTTGTCAGGAATGGACACCTGAAAAGAAAACTAAGAAAGGGAAGAAAGAAGTGGAAAAGAAAGGAGCAATAGAGAAAAGGTGAATGCATGTTTCATAAAGGAAACCGCTAATGTGGACTAAACTTTTTCACCGGTGCAATGCTGTGCAACCTGGGAACCTTTTGACTTAAAGCTCCTCTCCTCATCCACCTCCTGTAAGCTTGAAATGGATCTTAACAAAACATCCTTAGGAATATTTAAGGTCCTGTTTTGGAGGAGAGGAATGAGGTGGCATGCCAGAGGAATTATAGAGGAATCACAAgtgctaaaaatgtaaaaatcagAATTTCAAAGTATGGATGTCTCATTTTGTGAGATAAGTGCCCGTTACCTCAGCTCCTCCGTCCTCATatctttcccaaagtttctCCACTCAAACCAAGAGTGGAAGGGACGAAAGACCTGAACACTGTTCTTGATGATCTAAGTTCATGCTATGCAACTGTTCATCTAGCTGATCCCCAAAATCTTTCTCTCTGCGGAGGGCAGGATTGACACAGATAGGTACCTACAGGCTACTGTAAACAAGCTAAACTTAGGATGTAAGGAGAGGACATGTGGATGTGTGTCCGTGCAAGCAAAGAAATGAATGTAGGCACTTACAGCCAGTGGTCATGTTTCCATGGAAATATTTTTATGCTCAATTTGAAGTTTTGCTTGAGAAAAGGTTGATTGAAATGGTTAAATTCAAAAGATGTCAAGAGATTAGAGGCTGTGTAACTGTAAGTCTGATGTTAAACTATCCATCTCTTCTTTCcatctttttgttttggcctccaGTGTGATGATTGGAGGAGTGAGAGTAAGAGCTTTGTATGATTATGTAGGCCAGGAGACAGACGAGTTGTCCTTTAAAgcaggtaaacacacagtaaaactACATCACATAGCTGTTTGTAGCATTAAGCATTATGCGTATCATTGCATAAAATGTCCCTTTCAAAGGTGAAATGTCTCTTCCTCCCTGCAGGTGAGGAGTTTTTGAAGATCGAGGATGAGGATGACCAAGGCTGGTGTCGCGGGATGAAGgatggtgggagggaggggctttACCCTGCCAACTATGTTGAGGTGGTATAGTTACTGTATGaagactgaatatgaaaaatATTGATACATCATGTTCTTCATTTTGCAGCCTGATTGAATGTCTAAATGTCAGAAACATAAAGCAGTGCTGTAAGAATCAACACCAAGTAGCTGTTAGCCAAAGATAAGAGTATGATCACACTTTGGTGATACTTTTGCTTGCCAGGATGTTAAAAAACTACCCGGGTTTGTAATCTTTGGAaggatttattcaaatgttttaaTATATACAATATGCATACCACTTGTATCAAAGCCACATGTATACAGTGCTTTAATGTAAGAAAAAATATGCTGGAATCTAAAGGTACATTTATGCATTTGGTGCTGAAAAGTACAGTAGAGGATTGCTATTTTCTTTgagctttcttttgtttttttgtcaccaCAACACATTGCTGTTAAATGCTTACAAAGCCTCGCAGTGTGTGAAAGAGGTGATGGTGATTAGAATTAATTTGAAGCAGCCgtacaaaaaaaatctgcgaTGTAGATATGGAGAGTTGCATCATCCGCACTTGCCTTCTGTTTATGAGGCTAAAAGGAATAGGCTAAAGTCACGAGGAAGGTTTCAGTTCATGGTAAAGCCTTCAGATTGAGGAACAGACCGATAAAATAGGGGAAACTGCTAACATAGCAGCATCAACACATGTCCGTGGAACTCTAGCACACTTTTAGTCTCAATCTTGttattatttaaaatgattttcaccAATACTTCCAATTTTAAATTTTCCACTTGTCTACTTGTGTCGTGGTAAAACCAGAGAGAATCAACTCTCAACTCTGAAGTTTCTTTATTGAGCTTCATTGCAGCTCTTCTTTTCCAGCATAGCTTAAAAACATCTTCAAGCATACTGTGAAAACCAAATTCAGGACACCCCTGTACATAAGTTTTCTCCTGAAAAGATATGCCACGTAGCCACAGAAGACACCGACTGACTGTCAGGTGTCTTCTAAATAATGTTTATATATGAGGTACCCCAAATGAAATGCACTTAACATGTATATTGATCTGCTGGTAAttataaaatcatttaattgtGCTTGATTGCAATCTTGGATGAAGACGGAACCATTTTCTCCTGCTGTCTTTGTAGGGCCATCATATTATCATTCATGTGCTTAATTACACAATAATGGGACTTAATGAAGCATGGTATTTTTTACAGGGTTTAAATGAGTATACTGCCACTTAAGTAACACACAAACAGGACAGATTTGCAGTTTTTAGAATATATACTCTGAGGCTAATTGAGGCTCAAGAGAAGAAGCAGAATATCCTTTAATCGCACAGTTGGTGATTTACTTAGTGGCTCACAATGAACATCAAAATTGCTCCTGATGGCCAGGCTATTGCTGTACAACCATCAAGTCCAAATGATTAAGTAATTGGCCAATTTTAAAGCtctttgtctgtgaaagtgccaAAAAAGTGTTTCTAATTTTTACATTTTGATGGATTGGCGAgtttttttcctgctttctGTTCTCACAATAGTCTGATGCAGAGTGGCTGAAGatgatatttattttacagtttgaATCATACGAGCAGGGGGAAACAAGTCAGAGATGAAATGCTATCTCTGTACTCACTGTTTGAGATTAAATGGATAAGACTAGTCTGCATCAGATCCTTTGTCATGTTGCTCAACTTGTCATCCTGTTCCGTCAAGATAAGACCGAGGGAGCAAATGGTTTGTCTTCCTCTATTATCTAACCATGTGATGATAGACCGTATGTGTGATACAAAAGCATCTTTACCAAAGTGAGAGAACACCTTCTAGGAAAGGCTGTTTGTCTTGTTCATAGCTTCAATATTCTGTCTGctttatgattttatttgcaatgtaaaaaaaactatgAATTTGCAAACTCTGTCTTTTTGAAATAAAAATTGAAGCTCACAAATCAGAGAAAAATAACTGAATTTAACATGTGAATCATGGGAGTGTGTATGCAGAAAGAGACATTGtcattgtgtgagtgtgtgtaatcTAGTTTGTGAATCACCATGTCATCGTACTCTGGATTCCCAGAGAGCAGAGCTGTTGGCCAGCACTCATACAACAGTCACTTAAAAGCCACATGTTTGTGTCTAGAGGTTTGTGCTCAGggcaaatgtttttctttatcttgaTGACTCCACCACAGAGTCAGATGTGCACTGACATCAGCACATGGCGATCATCCCAGCAACCTGCTCACAGCAATGTTTATACAGTATTTAAGGATGCTGATAGAGAGAAGTAAAGTAGAGATAAacattgcacacacacacacacacacaaaaagcacTGTGTTGTCATGAATTCAAGCAGAAGGGAATGCAGGGATGTCTGTTTGCATAGAGGCAATGGAGATGATGATTTCACCCTGGAAGGAATTTCCACACCTGATGATGGTTTTGTTGCTTGTAGCAGACAGTTTCTGTTGAGCTCTGACCCTCTTCCCTCAGCTGCTTGTAGCATTTCATGAAAACGATCAAGTAGCCTATCCTGAAAAGAGCTTATGTCTATTTCTTTTTCTGGAAAAGTACACAATATTTTGGTTAGACTGGCATTTAGTACAATATTGTATTATTGTATCTTATCATAGAAATCCTTGTCATGCCTGAGGCTTGATGCTGGACTACTGTGTGTGGTGCAAACATCACCAAACTAAAATTCTAAAGTGGGGGATATTTCACTTTAACTCAATAACTACAGTCAGTCTTTCAGAAATTGAATCATGGCTGAAATGAGACTAATAGGTGGTTtctctcaaaacaatatgtcaAGAAGAAGTTCATCAATTAATTAAATACAGGAACGCACTGAAGTGAGAGACACGACACAAGGGCCACAGGCACTGGCCGACTAGCAAGTGTGTTAAAGTCACTTTGTGGTGAGTCATCCTTTATCTTGtttaaaacaagcaaaagaaaacatttatgGGAAATGACACCCCAGTCCATGACCTGAGTGCTTGTTTTGCACAGCAAAGTGTTCGCCAGCTCTGTTACAAAGAAGTCTTGGCTCTGGTCCACAGAAGTGTTTTCTAAATGTAATTTTTATTTGCAATAAATTCAAACTACCTTGTTCAGTGATCACACTCATCTTCAAAGAAGTATTGCTTTGCTAGTTTTTAGTTGAGCCTCTTATGATGGAACTGACCTGTGTTCATGTTTGTTCATTTGATTAACGTAAAAGTATCATGACATCCATAATGAGAGGAGACAAATAATATGTGCGTCATGGGCTCCCACCAGATCTTCATGGGTGGGCCCCTTTGAACACAACACAGAAGCTCTTAATTGGTGATGCTGAAACTTGATCTGAACCCAGGGTTCAGTCTCTTTTTCCATCACATCAGAGAGAGCTGAAGGGTGGCATGTTGTTTCTATGCTTCAGCTGTTTAACATGGGAACAGTAAGAATGGTAACAGATTGCTGAAAGGAACACACTTCTGCAGTTTATATCATGTATCCAACTTCTTTTAGTCTAAAATTCTCTCTAAACAATCCACTTCATCTGTCACACTTTTCAGAACAAACTGCTCACCTCCAACCAGATCTCCTGTTGAACTCTGCCCATTCCAATTCATTAGCTCTCGATCCTTTCATACTGGAGGTGC is drawn from Odontesthes bonariensis isolate fOdoBon6 chromosome 21, fOdoBon6.hap1, whole genome shotgun sequence and contains these coding sequences:
- the LOC142371472 gene encoding protein kinase C and casein kinase substrate in neurons protein 3; the protein is MSTLSSENSPEDVNNRSFWMPGNYQGTVKRTEDAFQACNDIVACFQERARVERQYAQQLSEWSNKWKPVVDSSPLYGSLLKAWQCFLSSADRLASLHASICRSLVSEDGDRVRTWQKDTFHKKLFGGFKESQDIETGFARAQKPWAKRLKKLDKARRAYHKVSRKEQVARERETHAQGNPDVAIDKQKKIQEEREVAEQEAEKVRVRYEKVLEEVNRYAPRYMEEMESIFDQSQDEERKRIVFLKQAFLSIHKHLDVTNNESVMAVYSELHNTLMAIDEQEDLRWWKNTHGPGMPTDWPHFQEWTPEKKTKKGKKEVEKKGAIEKSVMIGGVRVRALYDYVGQETDELSFKAGEEFLKIEDEDDQGWCRGMKDGGREGLYPANYVEVV